Below is a window of Janthinobacterium lividum DNA.
GCCCAGCGACACGCGCGTGACCACTTGCGGCGGTGTGGCGATCTGCACCAGTTCGCGCTCGGTGGCTGCCTGCGCCTGCGCCACGGTGGGCGCGTCCTGCACGTCGAGGCCCTTGCCGCTGTCGATCACCACGTCGTGGATGCCGGCCTGCACGATCTTGCGGATTTCATCGTCGCTGCGCAACAGGAAACGGTTGCGCACGAATGGATGCGTCATCCAGTCGCAGCTGAGGTCATGGATATACATGCCCACTTTTAATTGAGACGAATCAACTTTCTTGAGCATGCTGTCATCCCACAAATACGCGGCTGGAGCACCGAAGGCGCTAGAATGAGTATAACAAAATTGTTATTTCTGCTGGCCGCGTTCGGCGCTGCGGCGCAACAACCTGTTTTTCCGATCACCGCACCGCGTCTGGGACCCATGGAACTGCGCCAATTACGCTACTTTGTTGCCATCGTCGACCACGGCTCGCTGTCGCGCGCTGCCCTGATCCTGCACGTAGCGCAGCCGGCACTGACGCAGCAGCTACGCCAGCTGGAAGAGGAACTGGGCGTGCAGCTGCTGCACCGCTCGGCCCAGGGCGTGCTCAGCACGGACGCGGGCAAGGTGTTTTACGAACATGCGCAGGCGATCCTGAAACAGGTGGCCGACGCCCGCTCGGCCGTCACGCAAAGCGCCACGCGGCCGTCCGGCAATGTCACCCTGGGTTTGCCGCACAGCATCTCCGGCGCCCTGGCCCTGCCCCTGCTGCTGGCCGCGCGCGAACGCTACCCCGAGATCACCCTGCAACTGACGGAAGAAATCACGGGCAACCTCAATGAACAGCTCAAATCGGGCCGCATCAACCTGGCCGTGCTATTTGACGATGGCCAGCTGTCGCCGTTTGCGTGCAGTCCGCTGGTGGAAGAAGAGATGCGTTTTATCTGCCGCAGCGATTCGCCGCTCGCGCCTGCCGGCCATGCCGTGTCATTCCAGCAAGCCTTGAGCGCCACCCTGATCCTGCCGGGCCTGCAGCATGGCGTGCGTCCGCGCATCGACAGCCGCGCGCGCGAACTGGGCCTGGAGACGGCAAACGTGATCGAGATCAACTCGATCGCCATCCTGAAATCAGCCATCCTGGCCGGCATGGGCGCCACCATCCTGCCGGCCGCACCCCTGCTGGCCGAGCTCGACAGCGGCGCCATGCGCAGCTACGCCATCCACAGCCCCGTCCTGTCGCGCACGGTAGCCCTGTGCGCCTCGAAAAACATTCCCCTGACGAATGCGGGCAACGCCGTGAAAAACCTCGTGCTGCAAGTGGCCGCCGAGCTGTGCGGCAGCGGGCGCTGGGTGGGGGCGAATGTGCTATCCGCATAGCATCGTCTGCGCATCGCCATACCAAAAATACTATCAATTATTTCCATAAAGAAATATCATATTGCATTATCTATTTCATAATAATGCCTTATGCCATACCTTCGCCCTCTCTTGTCTTTCCTGTTTGTCTGCACGGGCGCCCTTGGCGCATGGCATAGCGCCATGGCCGGCGCGCCAGAAAAATCCATGCCCGCCTTCGAATTGCTGCTGCATGACGTCACGCAGCCTATCAAGAGTGCGGATATCGACGTCGTCGTCTTCATGTCGCCGGAAGAATGCACGCCAGCCACCGGCAAGAATCTGTTCGGTCAAGTCTTAGCAAAAGATAATACGTCCATGCTGCATAGCTGGACTTGCCGCGCCCTGATGGAAGCGGCCACCGATCCCGCGCAAAAGCTGGCGTTCATCCCCACGCTGTCGAGCGCAAAGCAACCTTCCGCCCTGGCCACAGTGCAGGCATTGCCAGCCAGCCCGACGGGACGCCGCTATGCCGCCCTCGTCGACTGGCATATCGAGAACGTCACTTCTACGTCGAGCTGCAGCTTCATCGCCTGCGTTTTTTCCTTCACCATGAGCAGCGAAATCGCCATCGTTGACCGCCTCGACAACAAGTTGATCTGGCACTCGATCCAGAATATCCCCAATTCCATCTTCTCCGACCACTATGATGAAAAGACCGGCCCGAGCATGGGCGCGGAGGCGATCTCCAGGGCGCTCATTCCCGTGCTGACAGAAAACCAGGCGCAGCTCAGCGACGCCGCCGGCGTGCTCCGCACCACGGCGTTGGAAGCTGACTCCGCCATCGCCCCTCCCGGCACGGCCCTGGGCACGAAAGCCAACCTGATCATCTTCAACGACTACA
It encodes the following:
- a CDS encoding LysR substrate-binding domain-containing protein produces the protein MELRQLRYFVAIVDHGSLSRAALILHVAQPALTQQLRQLEEELGVQLLHRSAQGVLSTDAGKVFYEHAQAILKQVADARSAVTQSATRPSGNVTLGLPHSISGALALPLLLAARERYPEITLQLTEEITGNLNEQLKSGRINLAVLFDDGQLSPFACSPLVEEEMRFICRSDSPLAPAGHAVSFQQALSATLILPGLQHGVRPRIDSRARELGLETANVIEINSIAILKSAILAGMGATILPAAPLLAELDSGAMRSYAIHSPVLSRTVALCASKNIPLTNAGNAVKNLVLQVAAELCGSGRWVGANVLSA